The Planctomycetia bacterium genome segment CTCGAAAATATTTGTCGGAGGGGGGCGCGCCGGTGAGTTTTCTGGTCAGGTCGCGGCAGAGGATGTCGGCGGCGCTTTGGACGAGCGGGTCGGTCTTGTCGGCTGCGTAGAGGCTGGTGCAGAGGATGACGATGGCGTCTTGGATGCGTTGCGAGAGGTCGGCCATGCGGCATTGCCGGTCGGCCAGTTTGAGTTGATGCTTGCGCATCGTGCCGCTGATCTCGAGCGGTTGGCGTTGCAGCCAGTCGCAGGCGAATTCGGCGTGCTCGCGGAGCGCTGTCGGCATCGTCGGTAACTTTGGCACGCTGACCCAGCGCAGTTTTTCCGCGGCGAACCATTTGGCGTAGGCGCCGAGCGGCCCGTGCATGGCCAGCATGTGCGCGGGGTTCATCGGGTTAAAGTTCTTGATGCCGGCCGCTTGTTGCGCCTTGCCGATCGGCTCGAAGAACTCGGTGCCGTGGGCTTTGACGAGCGACTTGAAGAAGCTCATGCCGAGGACTTCGCCTTCCCCTTCGTAGATGCAGGGGGCGAGGTATTCGTGGATGTGATCGCCGAACAGGTGGCCGTGCAGGAAGGAGCGGCCGCCGTGCGTCTTCATCAGCAACTCGACGGCGGCTTCCTTTTGCGATTCGCTGCCGAAGATCTTGGCGATCACGCATTCCATCTCGCCGCGATAGCCTTGATCGATCAGCCCGGCGCACCATTGCACGAGGGCGTCGCACCCGACGATCATCGCGGCCATGCGGCCCAAGCGGCGGCGGACCAGCTCGCGCGTGGCGATCGCCGCGCCGTACGTGCGGCGGAACTTCGCCCAGGGGAGCATGCTGGCCAGCATTAGGCGCATCGTGCCGGCGGAGTTCGCGCAGAGTGCGATGCGACCCAGGTTCAGGCCGTGGTAAGCGATCGTCAGGCCGTCGCCTTTGACTGGCTTGAGCAGGTTCTCGGCCGGCACCGGGAGATCGCGGAAGACGATGCCTTGGTTGTAGGTTTGCTTGAGCGCGTAGAGGCCGTACTTTTTCAGTTGGAACTGGGCGTTCTCTTCCGACGGCAGGTCGACGATCAGCACCGCGGGCTTGTTCTCGATCTGGCAGACCAGGCCGATCGTGCGCCCCGGCACGACGTTGGTGATGAACAGTTTCTCGCCGTTGACGATGTATTGATTCCCGCGCAACTCGGCTTTCGTGCGCAGTGCGGTCAAGTCTGAGCCCGCACACGGTTCGGTGAGCGCGAAGGCGGAGAGCCGCTCGCCGCTGGCGAGTTTGGGGAGATAGCGTTCCTTCTGTTCCGGCGTGCCGAAGGTACGGACGGGATCGACGGCGCCGATGCAACCATGCACGCTGGCCAGCCCGGCGATCGTGGGAT includes the following:
- a CDS encoding acyl-CoA dehydrogenase family protein, with the protein product MSIESPSARPGSADQEKQSFAETALKLGGKSEEEARRTGAIDRADDQVEALFAPQYQTTASPAHRAIWDREVPIDLFRSGRVEPTAEVKRVMDDSVAVVRRHRDAGTLLDENKKIRDEVLRDLAGAGYWGLLVDKEYGGSGATFSAFAPFLTRMAIVDPTIAGLASVHGCIGAVDPVRTFGTPEQKERYLPKLASGERLSAFALTEPCAGSDLTALRTKAELRGNQYIVNGEKLFITNVVPGRTIGLVCQIENKPAVLIVDLPSEENAQFQLKKYGLYALKQTYNQGIVFRDLPVPAENLLKPVKGDGLTIAYHGLNLGRIALCANSAGTMRLMLASMLPWAKFRRTYGAAIATRELVRRRLGRMAAMIVGCDALVQWCAGLIDQGYRGEMECVIAKIFGSESQKEAAVELLMKTHGGRSFLHGHLFGDHIHEYLAPCIYEGEGEVLGMSFFKSLVKAHGTEFFEPIGKAQQAAGIKNFNPMNPAHMLAMHGPLGAYAKWFAAEKLRWVSVPKLPTMPTALREHAEFACDWLQRQPLEISGTMRKHQLKLADRQCRMADLSQRIQDAIVILCTSLYAADKTDPLVQSAADILCRDLTRKLTGAPPSDKYFRAVSQLGEAIADGKWTGLEGVPAEEILMGYEN